From Carettochelys insculpta isolate YL-2023 chromosome 3, ASM3395843v1, whole genome shotgun sequence, a single genomic window includes:
- the GEMIN6 gene encoding gem-associated protein 6 — protein MSEWQRKSPLEWQAYVNKEVKVTAAEKHEYKGWVLTIDPVSANIVLVNLMENRKVCVSVILGHAVRQVEVVTEGDDEMKEQLAHLFLPEVSKAYGHEELEKRKSSLKTWLETNHIPVTEQGESHRTLCVAGVLTIDPPYGPEDCSSSNEIILSRVQSLIQGHLTAQQ, from the exons ATGAGTGAATGGCAGAGGAAGAGCCCTTTAGAGTGGCAGGCTTATGTGAACAAAGAAGTGAAAGTCACAGCTGCTGAGAAACATGAATACAAAGGATGGGTCTTAACAATTGACCCAGTTTCTGCAAA TATTGTCCTAGTGAACCTCATGGAGAATCGAAAAGTATGTGTTTCAGTCATCTTGGGTCATGCTGTACGGCAAGTGGAAGTAGTGACTGAAGGGGATGATGAAATGAAGGAGCAGCTTGCTCACCTATTCTTGCCAGAAGTTAGCAAAGCTTATGGTCATGAAGAACTGGAGAAGAGGAAGAGCAGCCTGAAGACTTGGTTGGAGACCAATCACATCCCTGTAACGGAACAGGGGGAGTCACATAGAACACTATGTGTGGCTGGTGTATTAACTATTGACCCACCATATGGGCCAGAAGACTGCAGCAGCTCCAATGAAATTATTCTGTCTAGAGTTCAGAGCTTGATACAAGGCCATCTCACAGCGCAGCAGTAG
- the LOC142010768 gene encoding serine/arginine-rich splicing factor 7-like, protein MSRYGRYGGETKVYVGNLGTGAGKGELERAFSYYGPLRTVWIARNPPGFAFVEFEDPRDAEDAVLGLDGKVLCGSRVRVELSTGMPRRSRYDRPPARRPFDPNDRCYECGDKGHYAYDCHRYSRRRRSRSRSRSHSRSRGRRYSRSRSRSRGRRSRSASLRRSRSVSPRRSRSASPRRSRSRSLKRSRSRSRSRSRSALWPRSSRSKSRSPSPKRSRSPSGSPRRRSASPVRMD, encoded by the exons ATGTCTCGCTACGGCCGCTATGGAGGCG AGACCAAGGTGTACGTGGGGAACCTGGGCACGGGCGCCGGGAAGGGCGAGCTGGAGCGCGCCTTCAGCTACTACGGGCCGCTGCGCACCGTGTGGATCGCCCGCAACCCGCCCGGCTTCGCCTTCGTGGAGTTCGAGGACCCGAGGGACGCGGAGGACGCGGTGCTGGGCTTGGATGGAAA GGTGCTGTGCGGCTCCCGAGTGAGAGTCGAGCTGTCAACGGGCATGCCCCGTCGCTCCCGCTACGACCGGCCGCCCGCGCGGCGCCCCTTTGATCCCAATGACCGCTGCTACGAGTGCGGCGATAAGGGCCATTATGCTTATGACTGTCATCGCTATAGCCGTCGCAGGAGGAGCAG GTCACGGTCTAGATCTCATTCAAGGTCCAGAGGAAGAAGGTATTCTCGATCACGTAGCCGAAGTCGTGGTAGGAG GTCTAGGTCAGCTTCTCTTCGTAGATCAAGGTCTGTGTCACCTCGTAGATCTAGATCAGCCTCACCGCGCAGGTCCCGATCACGTTCTTTAAAAAGATCAAG GTCTAGGTCAAGATCGAGATCCAGATCTGCTTTGTGGCCAAGAAGCAG CCGATCAAAGTCCAGATCACCATCTCCAAAGAGAAG